In the Anaerostipes caccae L1-92 genome, CTGACAAATCCGGCAAAATCCAATGATATCCCTTTGGGGCCTGAGGTAATTGTTCTTTTTTAAATTCATCACCATATCTTACATCCACTTCTTTTAAAAGCTTTCTTTCTGAATCTCGTAAGCTTACTGTACAGTAAAGTATAATTCCTCTTCCTTCCGATCCCCAATTAGGATAGTTTACCAAAGACTTATTGGCAGCAGGAACCCAAGTCGGATGTAGCTCTCCTTCTCTTGCCCAAAACATCACTGTTGTCACCGCCTTATCCGGTATCTGAAATTCCTTTGTAAATTTTTTTAAATTATAACAAGCTCCAAACATTCCTTGTGCGTCTTTCAAGCCTTTAGGCAACTTCTTCACATAATCTAAGTTTGAGCATCCGTAGAACATATAGTATCCCTTTTCTAGACTATCCGGCAATCCATAGACCTTTTCTATTTTTTTACATCCTTGAAACATATAGGAACCGTCTTTTAAACCACTTGGAAGATCAGATTCTAATACATTTTCTATACCAGCCCCCGCGAACATTCTATACCCACTTTCTAATCTTTGTGGTAGTTTTGGTATATCGACTAATTTTTCACATCCGCTAAACATATCCATTGCATCTTTCAAATGATCAGGCAAATCCGAAACAGTGGTTAAATTTTTACACCCGTCATACATGCAGGATGCAACTTCTAAATTTTCCGGAAAATCCGGAGTTTTTTTCAATCTTATACAATCTCCAAATAAACGGTGCGCATTCACAACACTATCTGGCAATTTCGATACACTTTCTAGCACGCTACATCTGCTGAACCAACCTTCCATAGATACTGGTCGTACAGTTTTTTCAATAACTACTTTTTTGATTTCCTCACGATGTGATTTCCAAAATGGAGATGCCGCCGGATTATCCATAACGGATCCCAGATACGGCACACCACTCCCCGTGATAGAAAGTTCTCCTGTTGCAGTATCTAATGCCCATTTCACCCCGCTTGGCTTACCGTCTTTGTCAGGTAATTCCCCTTGTGTTGGATCTGCTGCTACTTTATTATGTTTCTGGACTGCATTTTCTGTTTTTGCCGATGTTATTGTCTTTGCAGCAAATACCGGCTGACAAAAACTCCCTCCAGTTATAACAGCCGCCATCGCTAAAACTCCCAATTTTTTGGCAATATATTTTCTGCTCTTTTGTACCTTCATATCCATCATCCCTTCCTTAGTATTCATTGTTTGTTAATCACTGTTTGCAGTTTACCTCACCTTACAAGAATATGAATCATTTTTTCGCATACTACCATTTATACAACGCAAACAACATATGTTTTTATTCCCAAGTCAATCCTAACGACTTGAAAAATATAAAAAGCATCATCTTTTTAAAAATAAATACAAAAAAGAAGCCATGCAGCAAAATTAGCGCATGACTTCCTTTTTTGTTTCTCCGTTATTTCCCTCTCTGTTCCATCCCCATCAAATAATTTACAAACTGCTGTGCCGTCCTTCCGGATATACCTCCATGGGACAGTTCCCATTTGTTGGCCTCTTTTTGCAGTTCTTCATCTGATAAGGTAATACCTTCTTTCCTTGCCAGCTGGATCACAATGTTAAAGTACTCCTTCTGGGTTGGCTTAGAGTAATTGATCGTTACACCAAACCTATTTACCAGAGATAACTTTTCTTCCATCGTATCGGATTTGTGCATACCATTTTCATTCTTTACGTCGTCCCGGTCACTCCAGGTCTCCTTGATCAAGTGCCTCCTGTTGGATGTGGCATAGATCAGAATATTTTCCGGCTTTGTCTCAACGCCCCCTTCGATGACTGCCTTTAAAAACTTATACTCTACCTCGAACTCTTCAAAAGACAAATCATCCATATAAATAATAAATCGGTAATTCCGGTTTTTGATCTGTGCGATCACGTTGGACAAATCCTTAAACTGGTGCTTGTAGATCTCGATCATCCGCAGGCCCTGATCATAGTACTGGTTGACAATGGCCTTGATACTGGTAGATTTGCCGGTACCGCTGTCTCCGAACAGCAGGACATTGTTGGCTTTCCGCCCATGGACAAAGGCTTCCGTGTTGTCAATCAGCTTCTTCTTCTGGATCTCATATCCTACCAGATCTGAAAGCGCGACCTTATCCATATTGTTGATCGCTCGGAAAGTGATGCCGCCTCCGGTTTTTTCCTCAATTCTGAAAGCCTTATTGAGTCCGAACATTCCCACGCCGTAAGCTTTATAGAAGTCTGTGACCACCTGGAAAAACTCATGCTCATCCCGTGTCTGCTCCAGTTTCCGGCTCAATGCCCGAACCTTCTCGCTGACATTTTTATTATACATAAGCTCTGGCTTTCCGATCGCTTTATAGTCTGAAAGACGGCTGAAACAGTCCACTCCCAGGTATTCTTCAATCTTTGAAAAGTCGTAGTCAAACAGCTCCTTAAATGCCCGAAAATCATTTTCCGCAAAATAATTCACGCTTCCGTCCCTGGCCCCTACCTTTTCACAGGTGATGCTGAATGGATTCTCATTGGTAATCAGCAGAAATGTCAGGTAGTTATGCCAGAGATTCTCATCGAATCCATAGTCTGTCGCCACCTGAAGGATGCGTTTGATCTGTCTGAATACTCTGGTCGTCAAAACTTCCTTCGGCTGGCTTTCTTCATCCATGCAGCGGAATATATCACTGAGCTGCATCAAAATAGAATCCGGTTCCATATCACCATAGATCAATAACTTTGATACGTTTTTATACACTTGTTCCTCCACCTTTCATTATCTTCTACCAGCTTCCGCCGCCTCCGCCGCCGAAACCGCCTCCTGAGAATCCCCCTCCGCCAAAGGAGCCTCCTCCGAAGCTGCCGCTGCCAGACGATGTTTTCGGCGGTTCGGGCACGGAAAGTGTACTCGTCACTTGGTCCATACTTCCCATTAAACACCGGTTAAAGATATAATAATCAAAAAATGTAAACTGCCGGTCTGTTTCATACCAGTCAGGCGCAGACAGCCCGAGGTCTTTTAATTTCTCCGCAAACACATCGGAGAGACCGAATACGTAGGCATACGGCATGATGTGATAAAACATCTGAGGCTGGTCCTCTGCCAGCACCTTCATTCTGTCCAGCTCCGCTGTCTCAATAAAATCACGGAGTCCGGCCAGATACCCCATCCACTCAATACACTGATGGGTCCTTTTTTTCATGAATCCTGTCATAAGAATCATTCCGCCGGTCATAACAAGCACTGCGGCCAGAACCCAGATGTAGCTAAAAATCTCTCCATTTATGACTCTAACAATATAACTTCCTGTGTAAGCTGCCGCTGACAGAAAGCTCAAAGCAAGACCCCAGAATACCCACAGCCTCCTGCTGTCCCTGCTTCTGGCGTACCAGCTGTCCACCGCAACCGTGAATAAGATCATTCCACCGAGTAACAGCATCCACAAGACAGCCTGAACGATGATCCTTGTTATCCCGGTATAAGAGTAGACACTGGTGACCACCATAAACAGTCCTAACGGCAACGCAGAGAGCCCCATTGAGATTTCCCTTGCTGCTTTTGAACCTGATGTATAAATACTAAACTGCTTTTCTCTTCCAAAATATCGGATCAGCTTGCTTTTTGCCACTTTAAGTGTGTCTGCATATTTATATTTCAGATCTTCAATCTTTACCTGATCCTTGCCGTCGAATAAGTTATCAAACATGATCCTCTGGTAACCTGGTGCTGTCTTCTCAAGGTCTGATATTTTATGGAAGATGAGCTTCCCTTCCTTTTCTTCAATCTTAAGATATCCCCGGTCTGCCCAGTAAATGATCAGGGAAAGCAGTTCTTTCTCATGTACTTTTCCGTCAATAATATAGCCTACCCCGGCACTGTCAAGCCCTTCCGGCGGCTGGTACTGGATTGACGGAATGATCTTCTCATCCCGTCCGAACAAAAGAAACAAGCAGAGTACAATTCCGAATATAATGACCGATGGTATCAGGATCATCCGTGGAATACCGGAAATTTGCTGGCTCTTGCTGAAATATCCCTCTTTCATCCCGGCAAAACAGGTAAGTCCGCTTCCCAGCGGAAGACTTTGTTTTAATGTGCCTGTTACGGTAAGATTTTCTTCATCTTTGACAAGTGTTAAAATATCCCCGGCATCTTTTGTTGAACCATATTCCCCGCAGTAGAATTTCAGCCGGTCCATATCAAACTTTTTCGGAAATTGGATGGTAAACCTGCTCCCTGCCGGAATCTGGTTCTGCCACTGTGTCGGAAAAATGTTATAGTAGATGTTATCATAACTTTTCTGCTGAAACTTCGGGGTGAGAAGGTATTCAAACTTATAAATCCCTTCTCTCACTGTCTTGTCTTCGTCTCCAAACCGAAAGACAGTGCTGCCGTTTTCACTGCTTTCATCCACAGTTTCATTGGCACGGAGCATTTTTACAGAAGCATAGAACGGTGTTTTCTGAATCTCCCCTTTTTTATCATAAGAAGCTATGGTCCCTTTGCTCGGAATATAGCGGTAAATCCCATGACGGTCTTCCAGGAATCTCACATTTATCTTTTCTGTAATATCATAGGAACCGTCGTTTCCCACCACAACTTTTGTCTGAAACTGCTTCGTATACATATAGGGATCTTGCTGCACCTGAGACGGAGAAGGGCCTGATATGCTTTCTGCGGCAGCCCCTATCCCTATACATAAGAGAAACAGGGTAACCGCAATGAAGCCGGATGCCCATAATTTTTTCATAATGACCTCCCTGCGTCAGAGCACTAGAACGATACCTTTACATTCTCACGCTCAGCCTCATCGCTGATCTCATACAATGGTTTTCTTGTGAATTTAAAAATGCCTGCTACAATATTTCCAGGGAACATTTCTGCTTTGGTATTGTATTTGTTGACAACTCCGTTGTAGTATCTTCTGGAACCTGCGATCTCTTCTTCGATCCTCTGAAGCTGATCCTGGAGCTGTATGAAGTTCTGATTTGCTTTCAGATCCGGATAGGCTTCCGCGACCGCAAATAAAGAACGCAGCGCCCCGGTAAGTACGTTTTCATTGGCAAGCCTTTCTTCCGGATCAGAAGCTCCCATGGCCATATTTCTGGCTGACACTACCTTTTCCAGTGTCCCGGCCTCATGTTTTGCATACCCTTTAACGGTTTCCACATAATTCGGGATTAAATCGTACCGTTTTTTCAGGGACACATCCATCGCAGAGTATGCTTCCTCTGTCTTATTTCTCAGAGTAATAAATCCGTTATACGAACTGATCAGCCAGATGGCCAGTACTGCAATTATTGCTATTATAACTATTAATGCTATCATTCTCTTTTCCTCCTTTTATGTTTGATACCAGTATACCACTAAATATCCTTGCAGGAAACTGTGACATTTTCATCGGTTTTATCCGCGGATCTTCACATGCAGTACAATATTCTTTTCTCTTCCCATCCGGTCGTCTGTTTTCAGCATGACCTCCCCTGGAATATAGTTGGAAAAGCAAATTTTTTCAGGTGAAACCCGGTAGTTTTGCAGCCATTCCCCGGGTACTCTCCGATCAATCCTAATGCTGTCTGTTTTGATATGTCCCGGTATCCCTTCCAATGGAATTTCAACTTTGCCGCCGTCTGAAAGGAAGCCTGCCCAGCCCATATGGCTGCAAATACAGTAAAGCCCTTTCCTTCCGTCTGAGCGGTTTGCCATTTCTACCATTCTTGAACTAATCTTTTCTTCATTTAACATCTCAATCTTCACCTCGAAATTCGTTTTACTTAGCTGTTTCTGATTTTTATCTTTAGTATACCCATCTTAAATAACCGGGAAACATCCCGGCGTGTAGCGCGCATCTTTCAGCGCAAACAACGCAGCATATTCATAAGTTATGCAGTGGGATTCATTTATGTGCAAAAAGAAGCCGGGATCGCTCCCGGCTTCTCGTATTAAATAGAGGTGTATGATCAAGAAAAGTGTATGAATTTCTTTTTTTACAGCCTTTGGTCTGGCTGTGGGAAATACTTAAGGTTTATCCGAAGTATCTCTTCAGTAATCCTTCAAAAGCTTTCCCATGGCGGGCTTCATCCCTTGCCATCTCATGTACAGTGTCATGGATTGCGTCTAAGTTTGCTGCCTTCGCTCTCTTTGCAAGATCAAACTTACCTGCTGTCGCCCCGTTTTCTGCTTCTACTCTCATCTCAAGGTTTTTCTTTGTGCTGTCTGTCACGACTTCTCCGAGCAGTTCAGCAAATTTTGATGCATGCTCTGCTTCTTCCAGTGCAGCTTTCTCCCAGTATAATCCGATCTCCGGATATCCTTCTCTGTGTGCCACACGGCTCATCGCAAGATACATACCTACTTCGGAGCATTCTCCTTCAAAGTTTGCTCTTAAATCTGCCATGATGTCTTCGCTGGCTCCCTGTGCCACTCCGACTACATGCTCAGCAGCCCACTCTCTGTCTCCTGTCTGCTCTTTGAACTTCTCTGCCGGAACTCCGCATGTCGGACATTTCTCCGGTGCTGTATCTCCCTCGTGAACGTAACCGCATACTGTACAAACCCATTTCTTCATAATAATGATCTCCTTTGCTTTTGATTCTATGTTTTGTTTTCTTTATTTTCTATCCAAGATTTTTAATAACAGTAATTGTTATTGTTTTCTTGTTGAGATTATAATATCATCTGCGTTCTTCCCTGTCAATGGTTTTTTTAAATTTTTTAATACCTTTACTTTATATCGTAATAAAGCTGCGGGAGCGGCAGAGGTAAGTCTTTTTTTCTTTCGTTTCATAAGATTTCTCTAAGGTTTATTTATACTTCATTTAGAAATGTTTATCTTCTATACATTGAATCAAGGATGTATTCTGATATACTTTAAATATGCCTTAATCGTGCAGGGTACATAACTACCGGATGTATTCCCTGCCTGGTATAATAGTTTTTCATATATATATTTTTAATCCTCTCTTTTCATTAAACATAGGACAAGGGTGTTTTAAAACAACTGACCAAGACCAGCTGTTTTAAACACCCTTGTTCTGATATGTCTGCCGATGAATCTCCTTCAAATCATCAATGGCCATTTCAACATCTAACGTGTGAAATCCGAGCCAGCATTCCTTCATTATTTTTTCATCAGCAGTTCTATAGATTTCACGACTGTTCTCGCCTGTGTAATAGTGCCAATAGCGATAGGTATACCCCGTCCAGTACATCACTTCATTTGTGTAAATCGTACCAGCCGTCTTTAAGCCATGTACCTCATCATTAAGCTCATCGAGAATATATTCCTCACCGGCCCACTGTAAGCGGTCATAGGTATCGTCAAGAGCTGCAGCCGTTCGGCTGTTCATAAATGCTTTTATAAAGCTCGGACAATCATATCCATTCTTTAGCGCAAGCTGAAACAGCCTGCCTTGTATGTCACAAAGCTGACGTTTTTCAAGAGAAAGACTTGCCATGTTACTCACCTGCCTTTAGAATCTCATCAAAAAACCGGCCTTCCCGGCGGTATTTTCGGCAGATTTCCTCTGCCAATGCAATCCCTTTTGATCGTTTTGTTTCGCTTTCCCGTTTTAGTTTTTCCCGATCACTTTCAGAAAGTTTTTGTTCCCCAAGAATTTTTATATTCCGGCAGGCCTTTTCTGTTAAAGCCACATACTGTTTACCAAGCTTTAGCGCAGAAAGACTGTTGATTAATGCAAGATCAGTAATCTCCCCATTAAAAAAACGATCGAGTACTACAAACATTCTGTCATTTGCAATGTAGCCAATTATCATGTCATACTCTCTGTTCAAGCCAGCAAATCGATCATATATTTTTGAATGTTTTACTGACTCCATCTTACCACGATTATATGCTATTAAAAATGCCCAATCTAATCCTACTTCTATATCAAGAATTTTAAGGTCTGATAAATCAACACTCAAAGTATATATTTTGGCATCGGGATAATTACAAATCAAAGTGAGTGGCTGTGTGCGGTCTGTACCCATATAAAATCCTTTTCCAAAATCACATCGGTCACGGCTCACCGGGGCAATCGCTCCGCGAATTCCAGACTTTGAGCCATGATAAAGCGTCACGATTTCATCGGTCGTAATAACACGGTTCCCTTCAAACTGAGAAAAATCAATATTACTTTCCGCACATAAATTTTTAATTGCATTCACTGCAATCTGTGATGGTTCGCATCGTCCTTTTTCCCAGCGATTAACTGTTGCAAAGCTCACGCCTATTTTATCAGCCAATTCACTTTGACTCATATTTAAAAGGGAACGAATCTCTTTTATTATATCAGAGCTTTTCATAAAACCTCCTTGCTGTATTATATAACATTTGAATATTTATATTATAACATATGTACAAATATATGAAAATAAAACATATCGCTCGTAAGGTTTTTCTAAGATTTGTTTATACTTCGTTTATAATTGTTTATTTTCTATACATTGTATCTGGCAGGGATTCTGATATACTTTAAATATAGTTTTTCATATATTTTAATCCTCTCTTTTCATTAAATATAAAAACAGGTTCCGTCCAACCAGCGGAACCTGTTTTTTGTATTGCGGTTCTTTCTTTTCACTCTGTGTGCTGCCTACGTATTTTTCAGTACCTTATGAAGAATCTTCGCAA is a window encoding:
- a CDS encoding InlB B-repeat-containing protein yields the protein MKVQKSRKYIAKKLGVLAMAAVITGGSFCQPVFAAKTITSAKTENAVQKHNKVAADPTQGELPDKDGKPSGVKWALDTATGELSITGSGVPYLGSVMDNPAASPFWKSHREEIKKVVIEKTVRPVSMEGWFSRCSVLESVSKLPDSVVNAHRLFGDCIRLKKTPDFPENLEVASCMYDGCKNLTTVSDLPDHLKDAMDMFSGCEKLVDIPKLPQRLESGYRMFAGAGIENVLESDLPSGLKDGSYMFQGCKKIEKVYGLPDSLEKGYYMFYGCSNLDYVKKLPKGLKDAQGMFGACYNLKKFTKEFQIPDKAVTTVMFWAREGELHPTWVPAANKSLVNYPNWGSEGRGIILYCTVSLRDSERKLLKEVDVRYGDEFKKEQLPQAPKGYHWILPDLSELNQVEKDLTVTLQKEKEEYTVKFQDWNGKLLNEQKVGFEEAAKEPKAPARTGYTFTGWDKSFDKITGDNVVKAEYKKNEYTVKFQDWDGKLLNEQKVEFEEAAKEPKAPARTGYTFTGWDKSFDKITGDNVVKAEYKKNEYTVKFQDWDGKLLNEQKVEFEEAAKEPKAPARAGYTFTGWDKSFNKITGEITVTAKYSRNPAKADSTPHYNAQSKKPGVESLNRKLPLTKAVKSGRQIKVRWKKKKGAKGYVIYYSTKKKGKYKKIAVVGNRSNTKVILKSGKKYYFKARPYTKMKNGKIKYKKYIKAKKKELNKVVQVTYKNVSGYGKYEIWMKIGKKKYKKVKSFYHGGTLVYVKQKAKTGKKHSFLLKASVTKSGKSARVIK
- a CDS encoding ATP-binding protein — its product is MYKNVSKLLIYGDMEPDSILMQLSDIFRCMDEESQPKEVLTTRVFRQIKRILQVATDYGFDENLWHNYLTFLLITNENPFSITCEKVGARDGSVNYFAENDFRAFKELFDYDFSKIEEYLGVDCFSRLSDYKAIGKPELMYNKNVSEKVRALSRKLEQTRDEHEFFQVVTDFYKAYGVGMFGLNKAFRIEEKTGGGITFRAINNMDKVALSDLVGYEIQKKKLIDNTEAFVHGRKANNVLLFGDSGTGKSTSIKAIVNQYYDQGLRMIEIYKHQFKDLSNVIAQIKNRNYRFIIYMDDLSFEEFEVEYKFLKAVIEGGVETKPENILIYATSNRRHLIKETWSDRDDVKNENGMHKSDTMEEKLSLVNRFGVTINYSKPTQKEYFNIVIQLARKEGITLSDEELQKEANKWELSHGGISGRTAQQFVNYLMGMEQRGK
- a CDS encoding DUF2207 domain-containing protein translates to MKKLWASGFIAVTLFLLCIGIGAAAESISGPSPSQVQQDPYMYTKQFQTKVVVGNDGSYDITEKINVRFLEDRHGIYRYIPSKGTIASYDKKGEIQKTPFYASVKMLRANETVDESSENGSTVFRFGDEDKTVREGIYKFEYLLTPKFQQKSYDNIYYNIFPTQWQNQIPAGSRFTIQFPKKFDMDRLKFYCGEYGSTKDAGDILTLVKDEENLTVTGTLKQSLPLGSGLTCFAGMKEGYFSKSQQISGIPRMILIPSVIIFGIVLCLFLLFGRDEKIIPSIQYQPPEGLDSAGVGYIIDGKVHEKELLSLIIYWADRGYLKIEEKEGKLIFHKISDLEKTAPGYQRIMFDNLFDGKDQVKIEDLKYKYADTLKVAKSKLIRYFGREKQFSIYTSGSKAAREISMGLSALPLGLFMVVTSVYSYTGITRIIVQAVLWMLLLGGMILFTVAVDSWYARSRDSRRLWVFWGLALSFLSAAAYTGSYIVRVINGEIFSYIWVLAAVLVMTGGMILMTGFMKKRTHQCIEWMGYLAGLRDFIETAELDRMKVLAEDQPQMFYHIMPYAYVFGLSDVFAEKLKDLGLSAPDWYETDRQFTFFDYYIFNRCLMGSMDQVTSTLSVPEPPKTSSGSGSFGGGSFGGGGFSGGGFGGGGGGSW
- a CDS encoding LemA family protein, which encodes MIALIVIIAIIAVLAIWLISSYNGFITLRNKTEEAYSAMDVSLKKRYDLIPNYVETVKGYAKHEAGTLEKVVSARNMAMGASDPEERLANENVLTGALRSLFAVAEAYPDLKANQNFIQLQDQLQRIEEEIAGSRRYYNGVVNKYNTKAEMFPGNIVAGIFKFTRKPLYEISDEAERENVKVSF
- a CDS encoding NADH peroxidase; the protein is MKKWVCTVCGYVHEGDTAPEKCPTCGVPAEKFKEQTGDREWAAEHVVGVAQGASEDIMADLRANFEGECSEVGMYLAMSRVAHREGYPEIGLYWEKAALEEAEHASKFAELLGEVVTDSTKKNLEMRVEAENGATAGKFDLAKRAKAANLDAIHDTVHEMARDEARHGKAFEGLLKRYFG
- a CDS encoding DUF3990 domain-containing protein; this translates as MKSSDIIKEIRSLLNMSQSELADKIGVSFATVNRWEKGRCEPSQIAVNAIKNLCAESNIDFSQFEGNRVITTDEIVTLYHGSKSGIRGAIAPVSRDRCDFGKGFYMGTDRTQPLTLICNYPDAKIYTLSVDLSDLKILDIEVGLDWAFLIAYNRGKMESVKHSKIYDRFAGLNREYDMIIGYIANDRMFVVLDRFFNGEITDLALINSLSALKLGKQYVALTEKACRNIKILGEQKLSESDREKLKRESETKRSKGIALAEEICRKYRREGRFFDEILKAGE